The following is a genomic window from Hydrogenobaculum sp. Y04AAS1.
TAAAAGTTCCTTACAATACGAAGTATGTAGAGAGATACGAAGGCAGAAAGTACAAACTTTATATTATCAAAAACGGTGGTACCCTAAGAGACGTTTCAGATGTTACTGGTGTACCTTTAAGAATACTTGAAAAATTAAACCCAGACTTGATGGACAAATACCTTGGCAAAGGAGTTGTAGTAAAGCTTGGCAAAAAGCATATCACCTATAAAAAAATTATAGCAAGAGCTAAAAAGCGTTATAAAGAACATTATAGGACTAAACCGCTACCAAGCCAACCAAACAATCTAAAAGCCCTTACTCAAGAAGAGGCTAATTCTCAATCAACGTTGCATAAACATGTAAATATACCACTACCCGTAGAAGGCCAGATACAAAGGGCCCAAAGGGGCATAAATATCGTTACCGCCTGTGGAAATCCGGTAAAAACTATAAACTCAGGCATAGTGGTATATAGTGGTGATGATTTGGTAGCTTACGGCAATATGGCTATAGTGGATGGTGGAGGTATTATAACGGTTTACGCTTATAACCAAAAGCTTTTTGTAAAGAAAGGTCAGATGGTAAATAAAGGTCAAACCATAGGTTTGGTGGGGACAAAGCCTGGCACTTCTATTTGTGAGCTTCACTTTGAATTAAGAAGCAAAGACGGCACTCCTATAGACCCTATTACTTACTTTGGTAGATAGTTTGTTATAATATATTTAAACTTTAAAGGAGGTTTGTTATGGATTTAAGCAAGATAGTAAGTAAAAATCCGCCTGATGATATCTACGCTTTTATAGAGATACCCAAAGACAGTAACATCAAATACGAGCTCGATAAAGAAAGTGGCGTTATATTTGTTGATAGGGTACTTTTTACCGCTATGTACTATCCTTTCAACTACGGTTTTATACCAAATACACTAGCTGAAGATGGAGACCCTGCAGATATTCTTGTAATATCGGAGTTTTCTGCTGTGCCTGGTTCTGTAATAAGATGCTCTTTGGCGGGTATGCTTGAGATGGAAGATGAGGCTGGTATAGACACAAAATTTCTAGCAGTGCCTCACAAAAAAGTAGACCCTTCTTTTTCTCATATAAAAGATGTAGACGATATACCTCAACATATAAAGGACAAAATAAAGCACTTCTTTGAGCATTATAAAGAATTAGAGCAGGGGAAATGGGTGAAGATAAAAAATTTTATATCCAAAGAAAAAGCTTCTGAGGAATTGAAGAAGGCCATAGAACGTTTTAACAAATGAGCCTTGTAAAAGACACGGCTTTAGAGACTATCTCAAAAGAAATAGAGGCCGTTGAAGGTTTAAAGCTTTTAATAAACGAAGATTTTGAAAAAGCTATATATGTTATACATCGCTCCAAAGGTAAAGTTATATTGACTGGAGTGGGTAAGTCAGGTCATATAGCTAGGAAAATAGCTTCCACTATGGCAAGCGTTGGTACCCCCGCGGTGTTCTTGCATCCAAACGAGGCTTTACACGGAGACCTTGGTATTATTTCAAAAGAAGATGTTGTTTTGGCATTGTCCAACAGCGGCGAGTCTGCTGAAATACTCTATATGATTCCTTATATAAAAATGATGGGATGCTTCTTGATATCTGTTACAAACAATAAAAACTCCACTTTGGCAAAACAAAGCGATATATCAATAGTACTTAATATTGAAAAAGAAGCATGCCCCTTAAACTTGGCTCCCACATCTTCCACCACTGCCATGCTTGTACTTGGTGATGCTATGGCTATGAGTCTTTTGAGGCTTTCTGGTTTTAAAGAAGAGGATTTTGCTCTTTTACATCCGGCTGGGTTTTTAGGCAAGAAGCTAAAGCAAGTAAAAGATGTGGGTCATTTTGGCGATGAGCTTCCTATTGTAAAAAAAGATGCAAAGATCTACGAGGCCATTATAGAGATAACTCAAAAGGGCTTTGGGGCTACAGCCGTAGTAGATGAAGCTGGAAAGCTGGTGGGCATATTGACAGATGGTGATATAAGAAGGATTTTGGAAAGTAAAGTAGATATAAACACCACTAGTGTGTATGAGGTTTGCACTAAAAACCCAAAAACTATATCAAAATCTGACATACTAGCAAAAGCTCTATCTTTGATGGAAAGTTATAAGATAACCGTTCTTATCATAGAAGAGGACGAAAAGCCCATAGGCATAATACACCTTCACGACATACTGAGGTCTGGTATAAATTGAATACTTCAAATATTTTTACAATCCCAAATCTTTTATCATTTTTTAGGCTTTTAATATCTCCATTTTTTTTATTTCTAGTAAAAGCCGATATAAAGCTAGCGTTTTTTCTATTTATTTTAGTTAGTATCACGGATGCTTTGGACGGGCTTATAGCAAGGCTTACAAACAGCATAAGCCTTTTGGGCAAACTGCTTGATCCTGTAGCTGATAAAGTTTTGATATTGTCTTTGTCTTTTGCTTTTATAAGACTAAAGTACCATATGCCAGCTATTCTTTTTAAGCTAATATTGGCTAGAGAGGTGTTTATAATCTTAGGGAGCTTTTTATTGCTCTATCTTGGTGTAGTGCCAAAGCCCTCTTATCTTGGAAAACTTGCCACGTTTTCTATGATAGTGCTTTTTTGTGGGCTTTTTATAGAAAATATTAAGAACTACGAAATAAAATTTATAGACTTGCTTTACGATGTAGTAGGTATTTTTGTAGTGCTTAGTTTCTTAGAATATTTAGAGCGGTGCAACCGCATTTCGGGGCAAAGGAACAGGCATAGCCTCTCCAAAGCGCAGAGAGCGGCTTGGAAGCACACTTTAAGTATAGGTGTTAGAAATATAATAAGCGCATTAAACCGTAAAGTTTTAAAATAGATTCATGAAGCTTTTTATAAAGAAGCTTTTTATACTTTTTGTATTTATACTTGTTTTGTTGGCGGCTTCTGGTATAAAATCCTTTGGCGTAGGCTCAAGTTTAAACGCTTATTTAGAAAGAAAGCTAAATCACGCTATAGAGCTTATACATCTAAGGGACTACCAAGACGCTATCTCAGAGTTTATGGATGTGTACTCTATGGCTCCAAAAAGTAAATACGGTGAGCTTTCTTATCTTTACATAGCAAAGGCTTACGCTTACGAAAACTACTACAGCGCAAATATAAAAGGTGTTCAGAATGCTATAGTTATGCTAAACATGTACCCATTTTATTATAAGGTCCCTTCTTATATAGCTCTACAAAGAGAAATAATAGGTGATATATATCTTCTTTTGGGAGATTTCAACAAAGCTGGTGGTGTTTTTATGGTTTTATCAAGCAAACACCCAAATGTAAATAAGTATAAAATCAAGTTAGCCTATGCAACCCTTAGAAACCACGATAAAAGCGGTATAGATTATATTAAAAGCATTCAAAACAAAGATATAAAAACCCCAGAAGATACGGCTCTTTATTATTTTGATTACGGCATATACTATTTTTTGACTGGAGATTATAAAAACACTACCTTCATGCTTCATGAAGCTTCTAACTACGATAGTTTTTTGTCTTATCACCCCTATTACGAGTTTCTTTATGGATACGCTTTTTATAAGTTATCAGATTGGCAAGATGCCATGTTTCACCTTGAGCTTTCAAAAAGAAGGGATATATATGGAAGGTATAAAAACAAGGTAAATTATATACTGATGCACATATATCTTATTACAAAAGACTATCTTGATGCTCATAGGATTTTAAAAGAATTTTTAAAGCATGACGGTGTTTTCTACAATCCAGTTGCCTATATATCGCTTAGTTCTTTATGGATGCACCCTGGTTATTTGGCTACTTACAAGATACCGTTTTATCAAAATACCTTAGATAAGCTTATGTGGCTTCATTTTCCAAGCGTTTTATCTTTGTATCCAGATTTTGGCCTTCTCAACTACTACCTTGAAGGCGGACTTAATTCCGAAGAGATCCAAGATATGTTTATAGGCTTTTTAAACATAAAATTTCCAAAAAAAACCATAAATTTTGATGATATTAATGTATCATTTGAAAAGCCTGTAAACTATATATCAAACCTTATATCAAGAGAAAACCCCTACAATGAAACCTTTGCCTATAGGCTTTATAGCGTTTACAAAGAAGACCCCTCTTTATTTGCAATGTTTATACAGCCAAGCACTTATGAGAACATATCAAGAGTTTTTGTGTATGTAGGTGATACCAATGGACTTGGATTTACAAGTGGCACCCAAGATCAAAATATAAAGACGTTTCTACAAGGAGAGTTTTATATAGAACAAGGCGATATAAAAGACGGCATAACCGACTTAAATTCTGTTTTAAACAATTTAAAAGGCGACGATAAAGAAGAGGCAGAATTCCTAATAGGCTATTACAACAATGACGATGCTATGTTAGATAGATTTTTGTCTCATAAAAATATTTACGCCTCTAATAGATTAAAAGACTATGCTAAGCTTGGACTTTTAAAAGACGGCATATTAAAGTTAAACAAAAAAGATTATCAAAATGCTTTAAAATATTTTGAAACCTATATAGAGATTTACAATAAAACAAAAGATGACACATATTGGTGGGCTTTATATAAAGCTGCCTACATTAGCCACTTGCTAAAAGACAAAAATGAGTTAAAATATATATTAGGTTTGGCTAAAAATAGCCAAAACCTTTGGGCGAAGGCTGCTATTATTTTGTGGGGTGAATAGTTATGGGGCTTTTTAATGGCGTAGATGAAGTAGTTCCTTATTTGGATTATACTTGGTTAAAGCATAAGGTTATACTTAGTAATTTAGCAAATGCAGATACGCCTCATTATAAGGAGTTAAACGTTAGGTTTGTACCTTTTGAAAAAGAGCTTGCCCTAAAGATAACAAACCCCAAAAAACAAATTCAACCTGTACAAACAGGGCCTCATTTTGATATATTGGAAAAGGAATCTGGGCTTATAGGAAACGATAGAAACAACGTTAGTATAGAAAAGCAGATGGCACAGGCAAACGCAAATTATATAGCCTACGAGACTTATATGAAAATGATAACAGACAACATAAACGAACTAAATACAGCTATAAAAGGGCAATAAAGGAGGTGTAAATTATGCTTGATATATTTAACGCTTTTGATGTATCTGCTTCTGGTATGTATGCAGAGCGCATAAGAATGAACACTATCGCTTCAAACCTTGCAAACTACGAATCTTACAAGACAGATGGCACTCCTTATCAAAAGCTAGAGCCAGTGTTTCAAGCGGTTTACGATAGAAATATGCTTTCAGATGGTTTAGTACCGGTTAATGTTAGCGAAATTAGACAATCAAACGGTTTTAAGCTTATATACGATCCTTCAAATCCTCATGCAAACACTCAAGGGTATGTGGAAGAGCCAAATATAAACGTTACTACCGAGATGGTGGATATGATTACAGCTACACAGAGCTATCAAGCTAATCTCAGTGCTTTTAATATGACAAAGAATATAGCTCAGTTTACTATTAATAGCTGGACCTGATTATGGATAACATAATAAAAAGTATACCGGACCTGTTTGGAAACGTAAACAACAACACAGAAAAGCCCAAATCACAAAACCAAGGGGCAGAGTCATTCTTCGATGTATTATCAAACTTTTTAAACTATACAAACGATGTGCAGCAAACTGCCGAAGCTACTAAAAAGGCTATATTGGAAGGCGCTGATATTCCGCTTCACGATGCTGTAGTCCAATTTGATAAAGCTGGTGTGGTATTAAACTTGTTGGTGCAGGTGAGAAACAAGCTTTTAGATGCTTATCAGACTCTTATAAATACTCAAGTTTAAATAATCTATGGACTACAAAGAAATATTAAATAATTTAAAAGAGCGTTTCCAAGCTTTAAACAAAACTCAGCAAATTATAGTTTTGTCTATACCTGTAGTTTTAGCGCTTTTAACTGGATTAATATTTTTTTTGACATCAAGAGTACATTATGCGGTCTTGTATGGAGATTTAAACAACAGAGACATGGCTGCCATAGCGGAGCAGCTTGAAAAAGACAACGTAAAATATAAAATAACTCAAGACGGTAGGACAATTTTAGTCCCAAAGCAAGAAGCCAGACAGCTTAGATTAAAACTTGCTGCTATGGGGCTTCCGACAAAAGGCTATCCAGGTTTTAAGCTTTTAAACAAAATGCCTCTTGGAATGACAGATTTCATGCAACATGTAGAATATCAAAGAGCCCTAGAAGAAGAGCTGTCAAATACGATATTAGGTTTTAGAAATATAGAAAAAGCAAAGGTAAATTTAGCTATACCAAAACCAAGCATATTTATAACCCAAAGCCAAAAACCCTCAGCTTCGGTATTTATAGAATTAAAACCGGGGGCTTCAATCACAAGACGTCAGGTGATAGCTATAAGGAATTTGGTGGCCGCTAGTGTGCCCGATTTAACTCCCAACAGGGTGACTGTGGTTGATAGCAACGGCGTGGACCTAACGGAAGAACTAAACAACCCCTCTTCCTATCTTACAAATGAACAGTTAAGGGTAAAAACAGATTTAGAAAACTCCATAACAAAACATCTTGAACAAGTGTTGGGTCAGGCTCTTGGTTACAACAACGTTAGGGTTGCTGTGGATGTAGAACCAGATTTTTCTCAAGTGGAAACAAAATCAAAAAATTACAATCCGAACACTACAGCAATAGTTAGTCAACAGAAAAAACAAGAAACCACCACAGGTACCAGCGTATCCGGAGTACCAGGTACAGCTTCAAACATACCACCAATGAGTGGACTTAGACCAAACGCCAATTTTCAATCTACGAAAAAAGAAGTTACTACAAACTACGATGTTAGTGTAGAAAAAACTCATGTTGTAGATAAGACCATACGTATAAAGAGAATGAGTGTAGGCGTCATAGTAAACGCTGATCTTAAAAACGTGAATCTAAACAGTATAAGACAATTGGTAATTGCGGCGGCTGGGGTAGATCCAAAAAGAGGTGATACCGTATCTGTCATAGCGGTACCTTTTTATAGACCAGTTGTACCGAAACCCCCTATATATGTTGTTTATGCAAAGTACGGTATAGCTGGTATCTTACTTCTTTTGTTGCTTGGAATATTGCTTTTTGTATTCTTAAAAACCAGAAAAAAACCAGAAGTTCGAGAATTACCAGCTGTAAGTGCAGCTATGGAAGCTTTAGAATCGCTTGAAACTGAAGAGCTAAGAGAAAAAGCCAAGGAGCTTATTACCGTTGATAAGATGATAAAGGTAACTAAGGAAAATCCAGATAAGGTGGCAAAGATTATTAAGCATTGGCTTAGTAGCACCAAAAAGACTTAGAGGTGAACAACTATGGCTGAACAAGTATTAGGTCAGGAAGAGGTAGACCTTCTTTTAAAGTCTTTAGGCAAAGAAGAAGAGGTAGAGGAAAAATCTTTAGAATACGAGAAGTTTGATATAGATGATTTAGAGCGTATTTCTCTAGGCACAATAGCAGGACTTGAGATTATATTAGAAAAGTGGAGCAGGCTTTCAAGGGTAAAGTTATCTAGCTTAATAGTGGCTATTAATAACATTTACAAAGCTGAAACATCTCTCATAAGATTTGAGGATTTAATAACTAAATTACCAGTTCCATCGTGTATAAATATGTTTAATATTACTGGGTTAAAAGGTACGCACTTTTTGATATTAGATCCTCGTATGATTTATAGCATAGTAAGTGTTATATTTGGTGGTTCTGCTAAACCTTATAGGATAGAAGGTAAGGAGTTTACAAAGTTAGAGTTAAAAATTATAAAGAAAGTGGTGGATTTACTTTTAAGCGCTTTTCAAGAAAGTTGGAATAGTATATTGTCTGGAGAAGTTATGTATTTGGAAACGGAGGTAAACCCAGCCCTTATAGCTCCTATGAATTCTAAGAAGGAAATGTTTATACAAGCTCATATAAATATAGAAATAGATGGCATAGATTATCCTATTTTTCTTGCTATACAAAACTCTTCTTTAGAACCCGTTGTAGATAGATTAAGAAACGTATCAGAAGTATCAGATTATGTTGATTATGATAGTATAAATAAAAATTTAATAAAAAATTTAACGGTTAGTTTGTCTGTAGCGATAGATGGTGGTGATTTTATGGTAAAAGATATACTAGAATGGGAAGTAGGTGATACTATAACACTCAAAACTTCTGCTAACAGGCCAGTAAAGGTAAATATAGAAGGGATGCTTAAGATGTATGGTGTATTGGGGCGCTCTAATTCTAAAAAAGCTGTTAAAATACTAAAATTATTGGATAACAAGGAGAGTCAATAATGGCAGAGGAAGAAAAACAAGATCAACAACCTGAAGAGATCAAGGAAAAAGAAAACAAAGTAGAACCTACACCTCAAAACGATGAAGACTTGATGAAATTGTGGGAAGAGGCTATACAAGCCCAAGCTCAAACCGAGTCCAGCGCTGAAAACCAACAAGCTCAAGCTACTACACAAGATATATCTAAAGATTTACAGCGTATACTTGATATACCTCTTTCTATTACTGTAGTTATAGGGACAACGGTAATAACTATAAAAGAGTTGCTTAATCTAAGGCCCGGTTCTGTGATGGCGTTGGATGAGTCTATAAATAGTTTTGTATCCGTTTATGCAAACGGAAAACTCATAGCTAAAGCTGAACTTGTGGTAGTTGGAGAAAACTTTGGCATAAGGATAGCAGAAATAATAGAGAAAGAAGAGCGCGTAAAATCTTTAGCAAGTCATTAGTTATAAGTATCTTAACTTTACTTGTTCTTTTATGGCAACAGCATCCTCTAGCGTAGCTAACGCTGTACCAGATTTAAGCGTTGTGGCTGTTCCTGTTGCTACCGCATATTTTAAAGCTTCTTCATCCGAAAGCCCCATATGCTTAGCGTATATAAAACCAGCTACCGCAGAATCGCCAGCTCCTATAGTGTTTACTACCTTGACGGCTGGAGGTGTTGCATGCATTATTGCATTTTGACTTACATAAACTATTCCGTCTTTACCTAAAGATACCAAAACTATCCTTACACCCATTCTATTTATCTCTTTTGCAGCTATTACGGCGTCTTCTATAGTTTTTATATCTCTTCCTACTACCCTAGAAAGTTCGTGTTTGTTTGGTTTTATAATGTCTGGTTTGTGGCTTATGTTAAATTTTAAAACATCTCCGTCTGTATCTAATACTACTGTAGCAGATTTTGATTTTGCCATATCTATTATCTTTGCGTATACAGCCGGTTTAAGACCTTCTGGTAGTGAACCAGATATTACTACATAAGAAGGGTTGTCCAGGTTGTTTATTTTCTCTATTAATTTTGTAAGTTCAAACGGTGGTATATTGGGCCCTTTTGCGCTTATTATAATTTGGTTGTTGTCTGTATTTATAATGATGTTTGTTCTTGTCTCTTCTGATATTCTTATAAAATCAAAATTTACCCCTTCATTTATCAAAAGCCCCTCTATCTCAAGCCCTGCAAACCCACCTACAAAACCAAGAGCTACGTTAGGCACACCAAAATTAAACAACACCCTCGATACATCTATACCTTTACCGCCGGCATATTTTTCTTCTTTTAATATTCTGTTGGTATCATCTTGCTTTAGCTCGTCAAGCCATATAGTCCTATCCAAAGCTGGATTTAAAGTAATTGTATATATCATAATGGGTTGTCTTGAAAAATTTTATATGCTTCTTCTGGTGTTTTATCGTAAAGGGTTATGGCAGATATGGCTTTTGTCATTGCTATGGCTTCTTTTAAAGGTCTTTGGTGTATATTTCTACCAGTGCCATTTCCTCTTACACCAGCTTCTTTATAGAGATATAACTCTTTTAAAAACTCTAAAACCCCTTCTTTCGAACCTCCTTCGCATATAAGTCCAGTATTACCAGCTGCTTCTACTGCTATGTGAAGCAGCTCTTTTACATCTTTTCCTTCTTGTTTTGGTACTTTTATTTTGGCAAAATCCGCTCCAAGACATGCCGCTACACCGGCAGCTCCAGCTATAAGCTCTGGGTCATGTTCGTTTTTTACGGCTTTTCCTTTAGGATACATCCATAACACCGCTATCATGTTGTTTTTGTGCGCTTTATAAACAAGCTCTGAGGCTTCTTTTAGCATTACATGTTCAAACTCACTGCCAAGATACACTGTATACCCTACTCCTAATATCTTTATTCCCTTTTGTTTTATATCTAAGATTTTATCAAAATCATGAAGACTCAAGCTTATTGGATCTCTTTGCTCAAAAGGTACTAGGTTTGTCTTAGAGTTTACTTTGACAAGATAAGGTACGTTTGGATATTTTTTTGCATATCTTGTGATAAGTCCAAGTTGTGTAGCAAAAATACCTATTTCTCCTTTTGAGGCTATTTTAAAAAGGTGCTCTGGGTTTGCATCATCTTTTGCTATACCTTCTCCATAAAAATCTTTATTTAGATGTTCTATTTTTTGGTCTCCGGCAAAAAGCATGAGATTTCCGGTGTTTTTTGTGGCTTCGTTGAAGTTCTTAAGAAATTCTTCTTCGTTTGATACATTTGCAGGTATGATTACTTCAAGCATTTTTGCCCTCCTTAATGGTTATTATAGCATCTTTTATAAAGCTATTTAATTTTTTTGCCATGGTTTGTAGTGCCATGTTTTCTTGTTCCATAAGCTTACTAAAATCTTTGACAGAAAAGGCTTTGTTGTAGTTAAAATCTTCTATCTTATAGGTGTTTTTATACTTTAAATAAAACCTTGCTTTTAGTATCATATTACCGCTATTAAATGTTTTGAAGCTTGGTTCAAAGTCGTAAATGTATATTGAAAGCTTATAATCTGATATGGGTTTTTCCACTAAGTAAGGTAGTGCTTCTAAAAGATAGTTCTTGACAGTGCAGTTTAAACTACAAGGAAAACGGTGTTTTGCAAAATATCTTAGTTGATGTTTATAAATGTAAGCCATATCGTCAGTGTCTAAGTATCTTGGAGAGCTAACGCTTGATATGTAAACTTTTTTGACGTTTGTATAGCTTTCTTTTGGTTGTATAAATTCTATAGTTTTTTCTTTTTGGACAAAAGCACAGGAAGTTATGAGTATCATAACAAAGGCCAAAAGAATGTTCTTCATTTTGTTTCCTCCAGTGGAAAGGGTTTTTGGCGGTTTATGATAAAAAATGCATTTGGATGATTTTTTATATGTTTTATTAGAATCCTCATCTCTTTAGATGTTTTTTGTATATCTTTCAATGTTTTGTTTATTTGAGGGTATATGTTGTTTGTCAACATATCTGAATTTGTTTTTAGGCTTTTAAGAAGGGTATCTAATTTTGTCGTTTCTTTGTTTAAGTTATCCGCCAAGAGGTTATATTTTTCTACAGTATTGTTTATATCTTTTACATCTAATTCGTTTATCTTTTTGTTAAAAGCCGTTAAAACTTTGTTGGTATTAGATAAAGAGTTTTTGGAATCTTTTATAAGACTATTTAGGTTTTTTATGGTATCATTGATGTTGTCAAACAACGTATCAAATTTTTTGGTATTTTTGTAGGATGTTAGATTGTTTAGATTTTTTATAAGGTTGTAAGCGGAATAAAGTATTTGAGGTATGTAATTTGATATTTGTTGAAGTTCTGATGGTTTCATAGGTATCACGTAGGCCTCCAAATCTTTGTCATAAAAAGCTTTTACCCCTTTCTCATGTTCTAAATCTATATATGATAGACCAGTTATACCAGTTATCCCTAAGCTTGCTA
Proteins encoded in this region:
- a CDS encoding flagellar biosynthesis protein FlgB, encoding MGLFNGVDEVVPYLDYTWLKHKVILSNLANADTPHYKELNVRFVPFEKELALKITNPKKQIQPVQTGPHFDILEKESGLIGNDRNNVSIEKQMAQANANYIAYETYMKMITDNINELNTAIKGQ
- the ppa gene encoding inorganic diphosphatase, with the translated sequence MDLSKIVSKNPPDDIYAFIEIPKDSNIKYELDKESGVIFVDRVLFTAMYYPFNYGFIPNTLAEDGDPADILVISEFSAVPGSVIRCSLAGMLEMEDEAGIDTKFLAVPHKKVDPSFSHIKDVDDIPQHIKDKIKHFFEHYKELEQGKWVKIKNFISKEKASEELKKAIERFNK
- a CDS encoding MlaD family protein, which gives rise to MIEGKPRYTLIGFFIVFGIGVVVATIYFSTSFFKNRNLNTYYIFTKYSVAGLSIGSPVKYKGVDVGKVNAIKIAKDQETIKIKISVERNLDLKKDVIASLGITGITGLSYIDLEHEKGVKAFYDKDLEAYVIPMKPSELQQISNYIPQILYSAYNLIKNLNNLTSYKNTKKFDTLFDNINDTIKNLNSLIKDSKNSLSNTNKVLTAFNKKINELDVKDINNTVEKYNLLADNLNKETTKLDTLLKSLKTNSDMLTNNIYPQINKTLKDIQKTSKEMRILIKHIKNHPNAFFIINRQKPFPLEETK
- the flgC gene encoding flagellar basal body rod protein FlgC yields the protein MLDIFNAFDVSASGMYAERIRMNTIASNLANYESYKTDGTPYQKLEPVFQAVYDRNMLSDGLVPVNVSEIRQSNGFKLIYDPSNPHANTQGYVEEPNINVTTEMVDMITATQSYQANLSAFNMTKNIAQFTINSWT
- the fliE gene encoding flagellar hook-basal body complex protein FliE, giving the protein MDNIIKSIPDLFGNVNNNTEKPKSQNQGAESFFDVLSNFLNYTNDVQQTAEATKKAILEGADIPLHDAVVQFDKAGVVLNLLVQVRNKLLDAYQTLINTQV
- a CDS encoding KpsF/GutQ family sugar-phosphate isomerase, giving the protein MSLVKDTALETISKEIEAVEGLKLLINEDFEKAIYVIHRSKGKVILTGVGKSGHIARKIASTMASVGTPAVFLHPNEALHGDLGIISKEDVVLALSNSGESAEILYMIPYIKMMGCFLISVTNNKNSTLAKQSDISIVLNIEKEACPLNLAPTSSTTAMLVLGDAMAMSLLRLSGFKEEDFALLHPAGFLGKKLKQVKDVGHFGDELPIVKKDAKIYEAIIEITQKGFGATAVVDEAGKLVGILTDGDIRRILESKVDINTTSVYEVCTKNPKTISKSDILAKALSLMESYKITVLIIEEDEKPIGIIHLHDILRSGIN
- the fliN gene encoding flagellar motor switch protein FliN, which codes for MAEEEKQDQQPEEIKEKENKVEPTPQNDEDLMKLWEEAIQAQAQTESSAENQQAQATTQDISKDLQRILDIPLSITVVIGTTVITIKELLNLRPGSVMALDESINSFVSVYANGKLIAKAELVVVGENFGIRIAEIIEKEERVKSLASH
- a CDS encoding aldolase; this translates as MLEVIIPANVSNEEEFLKNFNEATKNTGNLMLFAGDQKIEHLNKDFYGEGIAKDDANPEHLFKIASKGEIGIFATQLGLITRYAKKYPNVPYLVKVNSKTNLVPFEQRDPISLSLHDFDKILDIKQKGIKILGVGYTVYLGSEFEHVMLKEASELVYKAHKNNMIAVLWMYPKGKAVKNEHDPELIAGAAGVAACLGADFAKIKVPKQEGKDVKELLHIAVEAAGNTGLICEGGSKEGVLEFLKELYLYKEAGVRGNGTGRNIHQRPLKEAIAMTKAISAITLYDKTPEEAYKIFQDNPL
- a CDS encoding CDP-alcohol phosphatidyltransferase family protein, whose protein sequence is MNTSNIFTIPNLLSFFRLLISPFFLFLVKADIKLAFFLFILVSITDALDGLIARLTNSISLLGKLLDPVADKVLILSLSFAFIRLKYHMPAILFKLILAREVFIILGSFLLLYLGVVPKPSYLGKLATFSMIVLFCGLFIENIKNYEIKFIDLLYDVVGIFVVLSFLEYLERCNRISGQRNRHSLSKAQRAAWKHTLSIGVRNIISALNRKVLK
- the pfkB gene encoding 1-phosphofructokinase; its protein translation is MIYTITLNPALDRTIWLDELKQDDTNRILKEEKYAGGKGIDVSRVLFNFGVPNVALGFVGGFAGLEIEGLLINEGVNFDFIRISEETRTNIIINTDNNQIIISAKGPNIPPFELTKLIEKINNLDNPSYVVISGSLPEGLKPAVYAKIIDMAKSKSATVVLDTDGDVLKFNISHKPDIIKPNKHELSRVVGRDIKTIEDAVIAAKEINRMGVRIVLVSLGKDGIVYVSQNAIMHATPPAVKVVNTIGAGDSAVAGFIYAKHMGLSDEEALKYAVATGTATTLKSGTALATLEDAVAIKEQVKLRYL
- a CDS encoding LysM peptidoglycan-binding domain-containing protein, yielding MKIIQKALIFCISLGLLTWQAKAYECHYYKIRKGDTIDGIALKFHVYTKSIKEANPSLRRHKFLSIGQKICIPYKPKRPRIPTMGYKVKSGDTLSVLAKRFGTSIRELKELNNLHRNFLRAGETIKVPYNTKYVERYEGRKYKLYIIKNGGTLRDVSDVTGVPLRILEKLNPDLMDKYLGKGVVVKLGKKHITYKKIIARAKKRYKEHYRTKPLPSQPNNLKALTQEEANSQSTLHKHVNIPLPVEGQIQRAQRGINIVTACGNPVKTINSGIVVYSGDDLVAYGNMAIVDGGGIITVYAYNQKLFVKKGQMVNKGQTIGLVGTKPGTSICELHFELRSKDGTPIDPITYFGR
- a CDS encoding FliM/FliN family flagellar motor switch protein; the protein is MAEQVLGQEEVDLLLKSLGKEEEVEEKSLEYEKFDIDDLERISLGTIAGLEIILEKWSRLSRVKLSSLIVAINNIYKAETSLIRFEDLITKLPVPSCINMFNITGLKGTHFLILDPRMIYSIVSVIFGGSAKPYRIEGKEFTKLELKIIKKVVDLLLSAFQESWNSILSGEVMYLETEVNPALIAPMNSKKEMFIQAHINIEIDGIDYPIFLAIQNSSLEPVVDRLRNVSEVSDYVDYDSINKNLIKNLTVSLSVAIDGGDFMVKDILEWEVGDTITLKTSANRPVKVNIEGMLKMYGVLGRSNSKKAVKILKLLDNKESQ
- the fliF gene encoding flagellar basal-body MS-ring/collar protein FliF, producing the protein MDYKEILNNLKERFQALNKTQQIIVLSIPVVLALLTGLIFFLTSRVHYAVLYGDLNNRDMAAIAEQLEKDNVKYKITQDGRTILVPKQEARQLRLKLAAMGLPTKGYPGFKLLNKMPLGMTDFMQHVEYQRALEEELSNTILGFRNIEKAKVNLAIPKPSIFITQSQKPSASVFIELKPGASITRRQVIAIRNLVAASVPDLTPNRVTVVDSNGVDLTEELNNPSSYLTNEQLRVKTDLENSITKHLEQVLGQALGYNNVRVAVDVEPDFSQVETKSKNYNPNTTAIVSQQKKQETTTGTSVSGVPGTASNIPPMSGLRPNANFQSTKKEVTTNYDVSVEKTHVVDKTIRIKRMSVGVIVNADLKNVNLNSIRQLVIAAAGVDPKRGDTVSVIAVPFYRPVVPKPPIYVVYAKYGIAGILLLLLLGILLFVFLKTRKKPEVRELPAVSAAMEALESLETEELREKAKELITVDKMIKVTKENPDKVAKIIKHWLSSTKKT